The following proteins are encoded in a genomic region of Desulfovibrio aminophilus:
- a CDS encoding DegT/DnrJ/EryC1/StrS aminotransferase family protein: MSIPFIDLKSQYRLIEDEVKKGIEAVLEHGAYVMGPEIRELEARLAEFTGTKHALACASGTDALLMALMALGIGRGDAVFTSPFTFMATAEVVSLLGATPVFCDIDPVTFNMDPASLDAAIQRTRAERLDLRPRAVISVDIFGVPCDYDAVEAVCRNHGLTLIQDAAQAFGALYKGKRCGAFGTIGCTSFFPAKPLGCYGDGGMCFTDSDEWDDLLQSVRIHGQGRDKYENVRLGINGRLDTMQAAVLLAKFKLFPREIELRQEVADRYAALLSQVPGLTVPTVPAECRSVWAQYSVLARDAAHRDELMAKLKAAGVPTAIYYPTPLHLQKAYSFLGHKRGDLPVCENVGDRVFSVPMHPYLTAEVQEQVAKAMLA; this comes from the coding sequence ATGAGCATTCCCTTCATCGACCTCAAGTCCCAGTACCGGCTCATCGAGGACGAGGTGAAGAAAGGCATCGAGGCCGTGCTGGAGCACGGGGCCTACGTCATGGGCCCGGAAATCCGCGAATTGGAGGCCCGGCTGGCCGAGTTCACCGGCACGAAGCACGCCCTGGCCTGCGCCTCGGGCACGGACGCCCTGCTCATGGCCCTCATGGCCCTGGGCATCGGCCGGGGCGACGCGGTCTTCACCTCGCCGTTCACCTTCATGGCCACCGCCGAGGTGGTCAGCCTGCTGGGGGCCACGCCGGTCTTCTGCGACATCGATCCCGTGACCTTCAACATGGACCCCGCGAGTCTGGACGCGGCCATCCAGCGCACCCGCGCCGAGCGCCTGGACCTGCGGCCCCGCGCGGTCATCAGCGTGGACATCTTCGGCGTGCCCTGCGACTACGACGCCGTGGAGGCGGTCTGCCGGAACCACGGCCTGACCCTCATCCAGGACGCGGCCCAGGCCTTCGGCGCGCTCTACAAGGGCAAGCGCTGCGGGGCCTTCGGCACCATCGGCTGCACCTCCTTCTTCCCGGCCAAGCCCCTGGGCTGCTACGGCGACGGCGGCATGTGCTTCACCGACTCCGACGAGTGGGACGATCTGCTCCAGTCCGTGCGCATCCACGGCCAGGGCCGCGACAAGTACGAGAACGTGCGCCTGGGCATCAACGGCCGCCTGGACACCATGCAGGCCGCCGTGCTCCTGGCCAAGTTCAAGCTCTTCCCGCGCGAGATCGAGTTGCGCCAGGAGGTGGCCGACCGTTACGCCGCGCTGCTCTCCCAGGTGCCCGGGTTGACCGTGCCCACGGTCCCGGCCGAGTGCCGGAGCGTCTGGGCCCAGTACTCCGTGCTGGCCCGGGACGCCGCCCACCGCGACGAGCTCATGGCCAAGCTCAAGGCCGCCGGGGTGCCCACGGCCATCTACTACCCCACGCCGCTGCACCTGCAGAAGGCCTACTCCTTCCTGGGGCACAAGCGCGGCGACCTGCCGGTCTGCGAGAACGTGGGCGACCGCGTCTTCAGCGTGCCCATGCATCCCTACCTCACCGCCGAGGTCCAGGAACAGGTGGCCAAGGCCATGCTGGCCTGA
- the gmd gene encoding GDP-mannose 4,6-dehydratase, giving the protein MSKRAIITGVTGQDGAYLAEFLLGKGYEVHGLKRRSSSFNSARVDHLYRDPHDQDVRFRMHYGDLTDSTNLIRVIQSVQPDEIYNLGAQSHVKVSFETPEYTGNSDALGTLRLLEAIRILGLEKKTRFYQASTSEMFGLVQETPQRETTPFRPRSPYAAAKVYAHWITVNYREAYGMFAASGILFNHESPLRGETFVTRKITRAVARIVLGLQDTLYLGNLDAKRDWGFAKEYVEAMWLMLQQDEPGDFVIATGETHSVREFTEKAFEIAGMRLQWEGSGPAEVGREAASGRVLVRVDPRYFRPAEVDMLLGDPSKAREKLGWAPRTTFEELARLMVLEDIREAKRDQYCRSMGFKSFDHNE; this is encoded by the coding sequence ATGAGCAAGCGCGCCATCATCACCGGCGTCACGGGACAGGACGGGGCCTACCTGGCCGAGTTCCTGCTGGGCAAGGGCTACGAGGTCCACGGCCTCAAGCGCCGGTCCTCGTCCTTCAACTCCGCCCGGGTGGACCACCTCTACCGCGACCCGCACGACCAGGACGTCCGCTTCCGCATGCATTACGGCGACCTGACCGACTCCACCAACCTGATCCGCGTGATCCAGTCCGTGCAGCCCGACGAGATCTACAACCTGGGGGCCCAGAGCCACGTCAAGGTCTCCTTCGAGACCCCGGAATACACGGGCAACTCCGACGCCCTGGGCACCCTGCGCCTGCTGGAGGCCATCCGCATCCTCGGGCTGGAGAAGAAGACGCGCTTCTACCAGGCCTCCACCAGCGAGATGTTCGGCCTGGTCCAGGAGACGCCCCAGCGGGAGACCACGCCCTTCCGGCCGCGCAGCCCGTACGCGGCGGCCAAGGTCTACGCCCACTGGATCACGGTGAACTATCGCGAGGCTTACGGCATGTTCGCCGCGAGCGGCATCCTCTTCAACCACGAGTCGCCCCTGCGCGGCGAGACCTTCGTGACCCGCAAGATCACCCGGGCCGTGGCCCGCATCGTGCTGGGCCTGCAGGACACGCTCTACCTGGGCAACCTGGACGCCAAGCGCGACTGGGGCTTCGCCAAGGAGTATGTGGAGGCCATGTGGCTCATGCTCCAGCAGGACGAGCCCGGAGACTTCGTCATCGCCACCGGGGAGACGCACAGCGTGCGGGAGTTCACGGAGAAGGCCTTCGAGATCGCCGGGATGCGCCTGCAATGGGAGGGCTCCGGCCCGGCCGAGGTGGGCCGCGAGGCGGCCTCGGGCCGGGTGCTCGTGCGGGTGGACCCGCGCTACTTCCGCCCGGCCGAGGTGGACATGCTCCTGGGCGATCCCTCCAAGGCCCGCGAGAAGCTGGGCTGGGCGCCGCGCACGACCTTCGAGGAACTGGCGCGGCTCATGGTCCTGGAGGACATCCGCGAGGCCAAGCGCGACCAGTACTGCCGGAGCATGGGCTTCAAGTCCTTCGACCACAACGAGTAG
- a CDS encoding GDP-L-fucose synthase, which translates to MDTGARIFVAGHRGLVGSALARRLRASGHENLLLRTHAELDLTDPAAVAEFFARHKPEYVFLAAAKVGGIHANAAFPADFIRINLLIQTNVLHQAFLHGVRRLLFLGSSCIYPRECPQPMREEHLLSGPLEPTNSAYALAKIAGIEACWAYNRQHGARFLPVMPTNLYGLHDNYDLLNSHVLPALLRKFHLARLARAGDMEAVAADERRFGPIPDDLRASLGLPPHPAREAEAVVWGSGTPVREFLHADDLADACVFLMERYEGDWDRPLVNIGTGRGRTIRELAELVARVTGCDGPVRFDPSRPDGTPVKVLDVSRITALGWSPRIELEQGLRGVYAAYLDGNP; encoded by the coding sequence ATGGACACGGGCGCGCGCATCTTCGTGGCCGGACACCGGGGCCTGGTGGGCTCGGCCCTGGCCCGGAGGCTGCGCGCCTCGGGCCACGAGAACCTCCTGCTGCGGACCCACGCCGAGCTGGATCTCACCGACCCGGCGGCCGTGGCGGAGTTCTTCGCGCGCCACAAGCCGGAATACGTCTTCCTGGCCGCGGCCAAGGTCGGCGGCATCCACGCCAACGCCGCCTTTCCGGCGGACTTCATCCGCATCAACCTGCTCATCCAGACCAACGTGCTGCACCAGGCCTTCCTGCACGGGGTGCGGCGGCTGCTCTTCCTGGGCAGCTCCTGCATCTACCCCCGGGAATGTCCGCAGCCCATGCGCGAGGAGCACCTCCTCTCCGGCCCGCTGGAGCCCACCAACTCGGCCTACGCCCTGGCCAAGATCGCGGGCATCGAGGCCTGCTGGGCCTACAACCGCCAGCACGGCGCGCGCTTCCTGCCGGTCATGCCCACGAACCTCTACGGGCTCCACGACAACTACGACCTCCTGAACTCCCACGTCCTGCCCGCGCTGCTGCGCAAGTTCCACCTGGCCCGGCTGGCCCGGGCCGGGGACATGGAGGCCGTGGCCGCCGACGAGCGGCGTTTCGGGCCCATCCCCGACGACCTGCGCGCCTCCCTGGGCCTGCCGCCGCACCCGGCGCGCGAGGCCGAGGCCGTGGTCTGGGGCAGCGGCACGCCGGTGCGCGAGTTCCTGCACGCCGACGACCTGGCCGACGCCTGCGTCTTCCTCATGGAACGCTACGAGGGGGATTGGGACCGGCCGCTGGTGAACATCGGCACGGGCCGGGGCCGGACCATCCGCGAACTGGCGGAGCTGGTGGCCCGGGTCACGGGCTGCGACGGGCCCGTGCGTTTCGACCCGTCGCGACCCGACGGCACGCCGGTGAAGGTCCTGGACGTGAGCCGCATCACGGCCCTGGGCTGGAGTCCGCGGATCGAATTGGAACAGGGCCTGCGCGGGGTCTACGCGGCCTATCTGGACGGGAATCCCTAG
- a CDS encoding NAD+ synthase, with amino-acid sequence MKLALLQLNPVVGDLPGNARAIAEAVKKATAQGADLCLTTELALLGYPPRDLLLYGAVLERTRAQAEALAAELDGQAPVLVGAVEANPSREGRGAFNCALLLRDGAVERSFRKTLLPTYDVFDEDRYFEPSPPGWDNFFRLGGRTVAVTICEDLWNDGDFWPRPRYHADPVKEIARRRPDLVVNLSASPFSLGKQALRRNLLETLAAKLRLPVAYANQVGGNDDLVFDGRSCAFGPDGGLLARARGFEEDILLVDLDGDGNRIEDDDLSPESESWRALVLGTRDYMRKSGFSKALLGLSGGIDSALVAAVAAEAVGPENVTGVLMPSPHSSAGSVDDSLELARRLGVRTLTLPIGPLMGGFSETLKDAFAGLPEDVTEENIQSRIRGNLLMALSNKFRALLLTTGNKSELAVGYCTIYGDMSGGLAVISDLPKTAVYRLARWLNARRGGPIPEAILTKAPSAELRPGQVDQDSLPPYDVLDEILALHIEANKCGEEIAAQGFDPATVRRVLGLVASAEFKRRQAVPGIKLTERSFGTGWRMPLACRRML; translated from the coding sequence ATGAAACTCGCCCTGCTCCAGCTCAACCCCGTGGTGGGCGACCTGCCCGGCAACGCCCGGGCCATCGCCGAGGCCGTCAAAAAGGCGACGGCCCAGGGCGCGGATCTCTGCCTGACCACGGAACTGGCCCTCCTGGGCTACCCGCCCCGCGACCTGCTGCTCTACGGCGCGGTCCTGGAACGGACCCGGGCCCAGGCCGAGGCCCTGGCCGCCGAACTGGACGGGCAGGCCCCGGTCCTGGTCGGGGCCGTGGAGGCCAACCCCTCGCGCGAGGGGCGCGGGGCCTTCAATTGCGCCCTGCTCCTGCGCGACGGCGCGGTGGAGCGGAGCTTCCGCAAGACCCTCCTGCCCACCTACGACGTATTTGACGAGGACCGCTACTTCGAGCCCTCGCCTCCGGGCTGGGACAATTTCTTCCGCCTGGGCGGCCGGACCGTGGCCGTGACCATCTGCGAGGACCTCTGGAACGACGGCGACTTCTGGCCCAGGCCGCGCTACCACGCCGACCCGGTGAAGGAGATCGCCCGCCGCCGGCCGGACCTCGTGGTCAACCTCTCGGCCTCGCCCTTCTCCCTGGGCAAGCAGGCCCTGCGCCGGAATCTGCTCGAAACCCTGGCCGCCAAGCTCCGCCTGCCCGTGGCCTACGCCAACCAGGTGGGCGGCAACGACGACCTGGTCTTCGACGGCCGCTCCTGCGCCTTCGGCCCGGACGGCGGACTGCTGGCGCGGGCCCGGGGCTTCGAGGAAGACATCCTCCTGGTGGATCTCGACGGCGACGGAAACCGGATCGAGGACGACGACCTCTCGCCGGAGTCCGAGAGCTGGCGGGCCCTGGTGCTCGGCACCCGGGACTACATGCGCAAGAGCGGCTTCTCCAAGGCCCTGCTGGGCCTCTCCGGGGGCATCGACTCGGCCCTGGTGGCCGCCGTGGCGGCCGAGGCCGTCGGCCCGGAGAACGTCACCGGCGTGCTCATGCCCTCGCCCCACTCCAGCGCGGGCAGCGTGGACGACTCCCTGGAGCTGGCCCGGCGGCTGGGCGTCCGCACCCTGACCCTGCCCATCGGCCCGCTCATGGGCGGCTTCTCGGAAACGCTCAAGGACGCCTTCGCCGGACTGCCGGAAGACGTGACCGAGGAGAACATCCAGTCGCGCATCCGGGGCAACCTGCTCATGGCCCTGTCCAACAAGTTCCGCGCCCTGCTCCTGACCACGGGCAACAAGAGCGAGCTGGCCGTGGGCTACTGCACCATCTACGGCGACATGTCCGGCGGCCTGGCGGTCATCTCCGACCTGCCCAAGACCGCCGTGTACCGGCTGGCGCGCTGGCTCAACGCCCGCCGGGGCGGCCCCATCCCCGAGGCCATCCTGACCAAGGCCCCCTCGGCCGAGCTGCGGCCCGGACAGGTGGACCAGGACAGCCTGCCGCCCTACGACGTGCTGGACGAAATCCTGGCCCTGCACATAGAGGCCAACAAATGCGGGGAGGAGATCGCGGCCCAGGGCTTCGACCCGGCCACGGTGCGACGGGTGCTCGGGCTGGTGGCCTCGGCCGAGTTCAAGCGCCGCCAGGCCGTGCCCGGCATCAAGCTCACCGAGCGCAGCTTCGGCACGGGCTGGCGCATGCCCCTGGCCTGCCGACGGATGCTCTAG
- a CDS encoding class I SAM-dependent methyltransferase, whose amino-acid sequence MVEKKPLSELLPAAEAAPVSLLDWRPAYGGILLEEMVALLRVVRVIRPSLIFEIGTYLGETTLQMAANSRAEVHTLDLPPAGHADFDPSRPDDPELDVYPEVPGRRFADYAGPSRIIQHFGDSRTFDYAPFAGRADLVFVDGCHHEEFAASDSRKALEMVASGGAVLWHDYADYAPGVMRALDALSTAVPLRHIAGTSLVLHLA is encoded by the coding sequence ATGGTGGAAAAGAAGCCCCTCTCCGAACTGCTGCCCGCCGCCGAGGCGGCCCCGGTGTCGCTTCTGGACTGGCGTCCGGCCTACGGCGGCATCCTTCTGGAGGAGATGGTGGCCCTGCTCCGGGTGGTGCGCGTGATCCGGCCGTCGCTCATCTTCGAGATCGGCACCTACCTCGGGGAAACCACCCTGCAGATGGCGGCCAACAGCCGGGCCGAGGTCCACACCCTGGACCTGCCCCCGGCCGGGCACGCCGACTTCGACCCCTCCCGGCCCGACGATCCCGAGCTGGACGTCTACCCCGAGGTCCCGGGGCGTCGCTTCGCGGACTACGCCGGGCCCTCGCGCATCATCCAGCACTTCGGGGACTCGCGGACCTTCGACTACGCGCCGTTCGCGGGCCGGGCCGATCTGGTCTTCGTGGACGGCTGTCACCACGAGGAATTCGCCGCCTCCGACTCGCGCAAGGCCCTGGAGATGGTGGCCTCCGGCGGCGCGGTGCTCTGGCACGACTACGCCGACTACGCCCCCGGCGTGATGCGGGCCCTGGACGCCCTGTCGACGGCCGTGCCCCTGCGGCATATCGCGGGCACCAGCCTCGTCCTGCACCTGGCCTGA
- a CDS encoding cytidylyltransferase domain-containing protein, with amino-acid sequence MNHKRGLEILAVIPARGGSKGLPRKNIRDLCGKPLIAYSIEAALAARSISRVVVSTDDVEIAEAARAHGAETPFPRPATIAGDRDSIGLAMEHMLAGLRDQGYEPDAVVTLYPTCPFRTPGLLDYLCGQFERGFNSVITARRVTHGPYSLFESRDGLLAPVLADHAPGRPFERRYGLFQGVRFRAADRKFVHFIQDEIALVDIDTLEDFYLAEEIIRDGRFRFEN; translated from the coding sequence ATGAACCACAAGCGCGGACTGGAAATCCTGGCCGTGATTCCGGCCCGGGGCGGCTCCAAGGGCCTGCCCCGCAAGAATATCCGCGACCTGTGCGGCAAGCCGCTCATCGCCTACAGCATCGAGGCGGCCCTGGCCGCCCGGAGCATCAGCCGGGTGGTGGTCTCCACCGACGACGTGGAGATCGCGGAAGCGGCCCGGGCCCACGGCGCGGAGACGCCGTTCCCGCGGCCCGCCACCATCGCCGGGGACCGGGACAGCATCGGCCTGGCCATGGAGCACATGCTGGCCGGGCTGCGGGACCAGGGCTACGAGCCGGACGCCGTGGTCACGCTCTATCCCACCTGTCCCTTCCGCACCCCGGGCCTGCTGGACTACCTCTGCGGGCAGTTCGAGCGGGGCTTCAACTCGGTGATCACGGCCCGCCGCGTGACCCACGGCCCGTACAGCCTGTTCGAGAGCCGCGACGGCCTGCTCGCCCCGGTCCTGGCGGACCATGCCCCGGGGCGGCCCTTCGAGCGGCGCTACGGGCTGTTCCAGGGCGTGCGCTTCCGCGCGGCGGACCGGAAATTCGTACACTTCATCCAGGACGAGATCGCCCTCGTGGACATCGACACCCTGGAGGACTTCTACCTGGCCGAGGAAATCATCCGCGACGGCCGCTTCCGCTTCGAGAACTGA